Proteins encoded together in one Osmerus eperlanus chromosome 20, fOsmEpe2.1, whole genome shotgun sequence window:
- the LOC134040651 gene encoding major histocompatibility complex class I-related gene protein-like has protein sequence MKWIVLLLLEICGAYAGTHKLQYFYTATSGTPNFPEFVTVGVVNDQQIDYYDSNIKRAVQKAQWISGAVDADYWNTNTQIYAGNEPSFKASLGILKSRFNQTEGVHTYQRMYGCEWDEETGATDGYDQFGYDGEDFISLDLKNLRYIAPVQQAFITKHKWDQNRALLENQKHYYTQICIDWLKKYVDYGKSTLKRTVPPSVSLLQKSPSSPVTCHATGFYPRSNMVFWRRDGEQVYEDVEHGEVLHNEDGTFQNSVHLTVKPEDLDSGRYECVVQLSGVQEDFVTKLERSVVKTNHGNTRRTNPGADGPEGSGSSGFIIGAVVGVLLLVAIVCGVVIWKKKKDAKKGFAQANTSDDGSNSSNNTPPKA, from the exons ATGAAGTGGATTGTCCTTCTCCTACTGGAAATTTGTGGAGCGTACGCTG GAACACACAAACTGCAATATTTCTACACTGCAACATCTGGTACTCCAAACTTTCCAGAATTTGTAACAGTAGGTGTCGTGAATGACCAGCAGATTGACTACTACGACAGCAACATCAAGAGGGCAGTCCAGAAAGCCCAGTGGATCAGTGGGGCAGTTGATGCTGACTATTGGAACACAAACACTCAGATCTATGCTGGTAATGAACCCAGTTTCAAAGCAAGCCTTGGCATTTTAAAATCCCGCTTCAATCAAACTGAAG gtgtgcACACATACCAGAGGATGTATGGTTGTGAGTGGGATGAGGAGACTGGAGCTACAGATGGGTATGATCAGTTTGGTTATGATGGAGAAGACTTTATATCTCTGGATCTGAAGAACCTGAGATACATCGCTCCAGTGCAGCAGGCCTTCATCACCAAACACAAGTGGGACCAGAACAGAGCTCTGCTTGAGAACCAGAAGCACTACTACACCCAGATCTGTATTGACTGGCTGAAGAAGTATGTGGACTATGGGAAGAGCACTCTGAAGAGGACAG tccccccctcCGTGTCTCTGCTCCAGAAgagcccctcctctccagtcacCTGCCACGCTACAGGCTTCTACCCCAGAAGTAACATGGTgttctggaggagagatggagaacaggTGTACGAGGATGTGGAGCATGGAGAGGTTCTCCACAACGAGGATGGAACCTTCCAGAACAGTGTTCACCTGACAGTGAAGCCTGAGGACCTGGACAGCGggaggtatgagtgtgtggttCAGCTCTCGGGGGTTCAGGAGGACTTTGTCACCAAACTGGAGCGCTCTGTGGTGAAGACCAACCATGGAAACACTAGAAGGACCAACCCAG GTGCAGATGGTCCAGAAGGTTCTGGTTCCTCTGGTTTCATCATTGGAGCTGTGGTTGGTGTTCTTCTGCTGGTCGCCATCGTCTGTGGAGTCGTCAtctggaagaagaagaaggatgcCAAGAAAG GCTTTGCTCAAGCTAACA